The following nucleotide sequence is from Salvia splendens isolate huo1 chromosome 2, SspV2, whole genome shotgun sequence.
TGGAGTCTGTGTTCCAGCAGGATCGTGGTGGTCAAGTTGCAGGGTCCTCAGAGAACTTGTCGAAGAATGGTCTTGTTGGTAAAGGACAAGTTACAGCCACGGCTGCACTCAAAGAGCTCAGAAAGATCAGCAATCTTCTCTCtgagatgtgattttgatgccATTACTAATATGTAAATTTGGTTATATATCCCTCTCGAGTAAACACAATAAATGGTCCTCCCAAGGCTTCTATTGTATCCCATCAAATTTTGTATTACCATTGTGTGGTTGTATATACAGACATTATTGAAATAAAAGTTAAGTGTACTGATATCACGGTTTATTATGTTCACCAAATACATATCCAGCAAAAGTTTTGTGAATTATTTGTAGTCGTACCATCTGTTTTCATTCAACAATTTACCCTGACTGGGCTGTCTTAAGAGTCTATACTGCACATTCATGTAAAAAATAAGTACAATATGCTTCACGAAGTAAAGTTGGTGAATACAACAGAATTCAGTTCTGTGAGACGACATAAATTGAATATTATGTGAAAAACGAGCTATTTATTTAATGAGCTCAGCTTTCATCATACTATATAACTATTTTACTAGAATAACATTACGTAAGTATATACATTCTCTATTCAGGTATTGCATGTGATTATCTTCTCGAATACACTTTACCGGGGACATGCTAATGCAAATTCAATCTGTGTTCTTCCTTCAAGTTGCCTCTGCCTTCACCTATTCCATGCTTTTCATATCTACAACGACGGCAACCCTGTCAAAAGAAAAAGAGACAAACTTCAAGGGGCTATTATTGACATCAAATATTTGAATGATCACCCAACATCATTAAAAAACACCAAAGTAACATTCCCAACCTGCTGTGACCCGGCAATCACATTGAATGGGAGTCAAGGTTCATCCTTGGAGCTAGAAGTGTCCGAAAGTACAAGCATTGGGATTGGATGTTGTGGTGAAGTACCTAGAGTTGCAAACACCACATCACAGACATAAATAGAACTTGTTACAAACAAGTAGGTGATGGTCTTTTGCATATTTCAACTAATTTACTTTGTAACGAAGACTGCAGCTATTCAAATTAAATATGGTGAACAAACAACCGAGATGTCAGATCTCTATTCTCTGCAAGACATGCTACCGAAGATGCTTCTAAGAAAGCGTAAGAACATGTGGAACATagagtcttctctatattattctctcttctttactctaactatttatcattatttttccaaaatgagtgcagaaaatgaaacgcttctattaacatggaatggagggagtagtatgatAAGATGTTTTGGTGCGTGCAACGTCGCCTAaaactatttgaccactatctTAAATAAACATCATAGAACCTCCCCTAAAGGCTCAGCCAAATCCTACATGTTATCTGTGTATTTGTTTGTTATACAAGAGATCAAATTAGATACGTTTGGGAATAACAATGACGATGAACTAGTTATGATTGGTTTTCCTCAGAAGGTACATGTTATACAATGGTTGAGAACTCCGAAAATCAATGAATAAAAATTACGCTTTCCCCATCTTATTCCAATTATCCAATTCAAGTTTGATAGCAACTCTTAGCATTCTAGATGTGAAAAAGGAATGAACTTCAATCAAAATAGGCCacaacaaaagaaaaattattgaTTTGATCTCATagaaatatgaaattgaatttgattaCCTTGAATAAAATAGGTGGAGGAAGGCCAGCCCTTGGGCGATAAAAGGGACATCTGCTCATCCTCGGATAACAATTGATGCTGCAATGGGTGGTTTTTGGAGGCGAGGGTGTAGCGCGAGGAGGCGGTGCGTGGGGGGACCCAATAGGAGTGGCCAGGGAGGAAGGGGAGCCAATCGGGGGCGGCGCGGCGGACGATGATGCTGTGGATGGCGTCCTGGAGCCTCTTAACGCCGAGAGAAACAGCCTCGGGGTCGGGTGAATCGGAGTCGAGGTCGACCTCGATGAGCTGAGCGCGGCCGGGTTTGGTGGAGCGGTGGCGGTGATGGGTAATTAGGGCGTTTGAGGGGGCGAGAGAAGCGCGGGCGAGGGATTGGGAGAGAATTCGAGACATAGCCATCTGATGATGAAATTGAAAGAGAGCGACGAATATAAATAGCTATGGTGGTTTCGGAGAGAATGAGGTGTGAAGGGAATGATTGAAAGTAGACCGACcttaaaattatgtaatttttggtttataattaatgttattttttcaattttgttttatcATAGGGCCAAATTAGCTAACACAACGTGTTCTTAATTCGGCCTTGTATATACTTCTCTTCGGTTTCCTTTGTCGAATTTGAGTCGAAAATATTGTTTCACTTGTGGATTTGCCGATTCCGATCATAGTTCGATCAATTCAAGTTTAACCATAAGTGCTAAATTTTAGTATAACATAAAAATACAATGATCAACATCGACTTGAAATAATCTTGGATATCTCATTAGACTCTGCCCTAAACaaataatatatatgtatatatatcgtCTAATCAAGAAAAGTAAACAAGGCCTTAACAAATAAAGCAGAAGAAGAATGAATGAATTAGATcaatgtattattattattattattattactcctattattttcCTCATGTGGCGGCGCTGCAGGCTGTGGAAAGTGGAAGGGATCACTAAAAGGATTGAAGTAGCCTCCCGCCTGTTGAGTATAAGGATTATACGGTTCCATGCCTGTGCCCTGATGCACCTCCGTCGTTGGCATCATCATCGTCGTTGTCATATGTTGTTGTTGAAGCATCGCCATTTGCACATTTGTTGGGGGCGGGATGTTGTTTGACATGGCAAAAGGGTCAAAGTGTTGCTGTTGGTGATCAAATGGAGTCACTTGCATGCCCGGGTTATATCTGTAGCTCGTGTTGTATCCTGCACTGTGCAGCTCCATGGTCCTCCGAGCCGCGGAGTCTTCGTACAGGCTATCCAGCAGCAAGTTGTCGAAGCCCCCAGCCTGATGACAAAACGATCATAGTAATGACAGTTTAATATTTGCCTCATTATCATGCATGAATAATTGAGTTTTGAGATCAATTTAATGTGAGATTTTAATTGCACCACTAACGTTACATACCATTTGGGGTTGTGCGAGTTGGGGTTTGGTCATATTGCTTGGGGCCTCAACAATAGCCAATTCCCAACCACTTGTGCTTCCAATTTCAGCTAGGGCGTTGCTAGATGAAGGTGGATTGACATCTGCTCAACACAACCAACCAATTTTAGGGtgatataatactactattatttagtttaaAATGGATGCATTGCATTTAGTATATAACTAATAAATGGATAAATCCTTTAAGGCATGCATGACTCACCAGGTTCAAAGATTGCAAGGGCAAGTGCATTATTTTCCTCTATTTTTAAGGCGTCTTCATTTACTTCACTCAAATCCTGCATAACAATTGAGGCTAAAGGAtcctgcaaaaaaaaaaaacaaagtagtAGAAATTACGAAGAAACTCACAAGCAGATCAATGGGCTCTTCAGTTGGCTGTGGCGTTGGTTCAGTCTGAGATggctcctcttcctcttctacgacaacatcttcttctttaTCTTTAACTTGATTTTCAGTTTCTACTTGAGATTCTTCCTCATCACCTGCTTCTGATTCATTTTCCGCCTCCCCATACTCCTGTATGTGCAAGAATAGCATAAATATGTTATAGCACCATTCATCATACCTCAGATCTGCACTTGTATGAGAAATCATTGCTAGGATGGTCTTCTCACCAGTCTATTATCGGTTAGAGAACTCATCTGCGGTGCTTCTTTTATATACTCCTCCATAGTTGCGAGAAACGTTGGGGGAGGCTGAGGCATGCAGATGAATGTAATTACCAAAATATCGACAAGGAGATCACTCCACAATGAATATATAAGGTGGAAACCTGTTTCAGTGTAGGGAAATGAAAGGTTCGAGCAAGATCTAGCGTTCTGCAGAAGCCATAAAAATCAGCAAGATGTGCTGCCTAAACGAACCATGGAtcgacaacaacaacaaaaaagagCACCAACATCAGTTATCAAGTGTTCTATGGCAGTTCATTAGTCTATATTTCTTGGTGGATCCACATGCTAATATACAAGTAAAGATACGAACCTGTTTTCCCGCCCTTCTGTATATATCAAGAGCCCGAACAGCGTCATGCTTGGGCATGTCGAAAAACTGCAGAGAAATCTTGCTGAATATAAATGTTTTAGGaacaaatataataaattatcaCATACCAAATCCACAAGATTAATGATCCCATCATTGATGGAACAATAGATTCTGAAGCTCTCTTTCAAGACCTACATTACAGTTCGTGTTAAATATGCACGATTCGTAGGTAAAGTTGGAACTGCTTTTTTGCATACCAGGGCCAAAGCATACTGTACTAGATAGTTATGACAGGCTAATCCTTCAGGCTGCAAAGTATTCACGAAAGTCAGATATTCTATTGAACATAAACAGAACAACCATTCGTTACTTGGCTAACCTGGCAACAGATCAGACGGTAGAGAAGCTGTTGCAACGAAGGTAAATGTTCTAACAATTGTTCGCCATTCAAAAACCGTGTCTTACTTTGCATCTGGTGCAACAAAAACCACTGTAATTCATAGTagcttttttttatataaattgagCACAATTTTAGGAGAAACAAAAGGCATGCCTTGGATGTTTGAGGACCGGGTTTTGATCCTCTATCGCCCTCCACATCATACTGCAGGGTCTTAAAGCACTCGACTCTTTCCTCTAGAAAGAGTGAAAATGTACGGACCCAAGCAGAGCAGTCCCAAGCTACATCAGAACTAGATAAGTATTAACAATGTTTCATTGAGAATACAAGATTTTCTTTTTGTTGAAATATGAAAACTAGTGTGATCATGAAGATATGTTACCTAAACTACTTGTATCATCCTTGAAATTATATAGTTGAAACAACTTTCCTCTTTGAGAGTAACGTACTAATTCTTCTTTGAATGAAGGATCCCCTTCTCTAAGACTCCTATGAACAACTATCAAAGTCTTTATTGCAACCTGAAATGAGCTCAACCATCAATATTGTACACACTTCGAATCATAATTAACATTTGCATAATGAACCACCTGCAACTTAATTATAATGGGCAATAACTAATGAAATCAAAATGAACTTTGTAATCGAAAGAGCATACGATCCAGTTGCGCGTCTTGGACAATCTCCGGCATAGTGCATGAATGCAATAGCCTACGTCTGCTCGTGGGCGGTTTGCAGATATTGCTGCAAGTATCTCTGCATAGCACTAGTATGagcaaaacataaaaacaaaatacCCTAATTGCAAAGAAACATGGAAAAAGGTAGAAATTAATGATGCATTACTCacaacaaaattaaaaacagaTTGAATGAATGCACTTACTTACGACATGCCTTTCCTTGGGGGGGCATTCGACGTGGTTGGTAGCCTTGACAATTGCAACATCCAACACCTTGAAACATATACAAATTTTGAATAATCCAATGAAAAATGAGTGGGATATATGGAATGTGTTTGAGTACCTTAAAGTCACTATTGAGACTGGCTAGACCAACTTTGGTGGAGTCCTTTAGTGCTCCGTAGGCTTTTCTAAAGCTTTCCATCTCATATCAATCATCATTGCTCATCATCACAATTCACAACAAACATGTCACACATCCCAGAAACACACAAACTAAGGGGATTTTGACAAATTCTTCCTCTCTATTTTTGCGTAACCTCATTTCAATAATGACCAAATCTAGATTCTCTCTCTTACCAAACTTGGCCTAGCGAATTTCTCTCTTCCCCTCTCTCTCAACAATATGCCACCACATGTTCCCtccaaaaaatattataaaacctTGCATTATATCAAAACTAAGTATACTCCCTAAAAATTTGACTGTAGGATATCATAATCAAATCACACatcaatttaaaataacattattgGCGTACCGAAATCAATACATTACATAAAATAATCAAAACTATAAACATAATTTTGATTAGAATCATGTATTCATTAGTAAAACCTTAAAACTAACCATTTGTAGATAGtaatataaatactcctaaataGCATTTGGTGGTTGTAAAAAATAATGATTCCCTTTAAAATAGGAATTATGCATTGTACTGCAGGGAAATAAAGTCAATGATTAGAATCATGTGGAATATGGTCTTTTGATGCGTGTACATCCACATCCAATATAAAGTTGCCAATTGATATTTATTGGTGGAAATATTTAATAAACAATTTTATTCAATATTATGCTAAGATCAACTCCATGATATCGAATGAAGCCATATAGTTTTCAACTTAATGTAATTACGAGCATTCCTTTTTGAGAAGAGGTTAAGCTTAAAGTTGGGAAACCCAAATTCCTGTTGCGAAGTTATGCATGCAGGAAATTGTCATAAATCAATATCTTCATTAATCccaaaaatgattaaaatatttgTGATTCGGTTCTTAATTAACAAAcattactttatttaatttaacaaGGTACAAATAAACTAATGCCATTATTATTTCTACGATATTCGATCTATTATTAAGTATTAATTTACATGATTCAGTTGGCTGGCCGTGAACGACAATAGCGCCGGCGAGTTGCTCCGCCGCACCAGATTCAACTATATTCACATATTTGAATTCAACTTCCCTACTGCCTATCAATTCAATTACTTCATCAATTCTACTCATAATTTGAGATTCTTCCTCTCTCCTAATCCACCATCCGTCTGGATCATGCTACCGGTCATTGCATGAGGTTCCGATCACTTTTCCATTATCCTTTTTTTGTCTGAGGTGACCAATTCTTTCATGTTCTGCTCGTTTGACTCAACATGAGTATTTATTATCTTTAGCATTTTGGTTGGAAATCTGTCGGGGGATTTATTGAATTGCTCGTTCGGGTTCTGTGCATTTCTGTGTGTTAAATTTGAATTCCATGTACCTGATCAAATGTTTTGATTGTTGATTTAGAGTAGGTCACTATTCAAGTGATCGTGGCTACTGAATTTAATTGTATTTATGCTTAGATAtttattgtgaaaatgttttctTCTCTCCCTGTACTGATGGTGAAGTTTATTAGTTTCTGTTGATCTTATCCATGTCTGTTTTTCCTTGTATGAATTCTCAGTTTTGATGCTGACACTTCATATTGTATATTCAATATACCTGGGGCGGCCAATAGGGCTACTCGTAAGAAATTGCATGTGGAAGATGATGAAAGAACTTTAGAAAACTTGAAAAAAGAACTAAAACCTCTATACAGGGCTCATGCTTCGAAATCTAAAAAtaaagcacgggaaataaaatCTGGCACCAAGGTTCAGTCATCCTTATCTAAGTGTAAAGGCAAGAGCTCAGGAAAAGATGATGAAAATGTGAGCTTGAAGAGGAGAAAGGTTGGCAAGAAAACTGCTGTGAATATGGCCAAAACCTCCAAGAAGCAACCATCTTTGGGTGTTCTGAAAGATAATTCTACTATTGATAGCTCAAAGGAGAGTGATAAAGCAGATGATAAAGATGAAATATTGCGAAAATcaaagagaaggagaaagaaTACAAAAAACAACATGGAGCTCGATGACGCTTCTCGCTTGCAGAGGAGGACAAGATACCTATTAATAAAAGTGAAGCTGGAGCAGAATCTAATTGATGCATACTCTACAGAAGGTTGGAAAGGTCAGAGGTATAATATCATGCCCCTTTTTAAATCTAAACTGCCTACTTGCAGATgcaattttatttatgtattgcTGTACATCCCTGCTGTCAAATTATTATGTTAGTCTGAGGGTGAGTAATTTTAAAGGAGAGAAGGTCTGGGTGAAATATGAAGAATGGATAACTGATAGCATACAGCTTGAACATTTTGTTTGTATTGATTTGAAAGTAAAATTGGTTTACTTAATGAGAAGAATCAGCTGTGTATTAAATTTGTTCAGGATCAATTACATTCAACTACATTTGTCTATTCATTTTTTCATTGGCATGTACTGCACGCTACTAATTACTTACATGAAGTGACTTTTATTCCCACCAGTCGAGAAAAGATTAAACCAGAGAAAGAACTACAAAGAGCCAAACAACAGATATTGAAGTGCAAACTAGGTATACGAGAAGCCATCCATCAATTGGATTTGCTAAGTTAGGAAGGGCATATTAATGATTCCGCAGGTGCTCCTGATGGATCTATGCACCATGAACATGTCAGCCCCCTTTTCTTTCTTCGTGTAATTTGGGGGGATATATGAAATGATATATGTTTGCCAACTGATATCTTGACTGTCAAACCATAATCCATTAAGCATATATAGTGACTTTGTCATATTTGGAAGTAAATAATCTATTGGGGAAATCCTCTACATATCTACACACATAACATCTTTCCTTCACTAAATTCATGGcattcttattttttaatactCAGATAATCTGTGTCAAATGTAAGTTGTGTGAAGCGCTCCCAGATAATGGCATTATTCATTGTCATGGGACATGCCATTTTGCTTTTCACCAGAAGTGCATGGATCCTCCATTGTCACCAGAAAATAGTGAGCTCAATTTTTGTTGTTTCTTGTTGATCAATATTCATACCTTTACAGTAGCATATGCCAAATTCTGCTTTACTTTGTAAACTACATGTGATGAAGTTAGCAATTTTGCAAATTCTGTAAGAAGAAGACAGAGATACTGGAAGCAACAAATGCTCACCTTGGGACTCATTTTCCCCTGGATAGTAATTGGCAGGTAGGCTGTTTTGTAACCAGTCACATTGATATGTCACCATCCATAATTTGATACATTGGCATCTAGAATTGTAACAGGATGTTTTCAAGGAAGGAGCTGCATTACCTGATGGTGTAAATTCTGTGTTGTTCCAAGAAGAGGAATGGCCATCGGATGATTCTGCAGATGATGACTATGATCCAGATAGAAATGAGTGTAGCTGCAGTGGCAATATGTCTATGTCCAAATCTGATGCTTCTCAGTATAGTTCCAGTTTCCTGGGTTCGCTTGAGGATGAAGATGGGAGATTTGAAGTGAGAAGCAATAGATCTTTTGATGAAACTCTAGAGTTAATTGGAGTAGACTCTGATGAGATACACAATGGTGGAGTTGTATCCCATCCTAGACAGAGACCAGCCGTCGACTATATCGAGTTATACAATGTAAGAAATCAAGATTTTCTCTACACAGCTCTACTTCTTGGTGAATAATTATTGATCTGTGCTTGCTTAATGTATTTAATCTTGAAAGCCCCAGGATCTTCTGAAAATCATCTATCTCGATGATCGGGAAGTCTTTATATTCACTAAATTCTTTGAAGGGGATGGGGGTTTTGTTTGAAATATTGAATGATTTCCTTTTCTTGTTTAATGAGATAAGAAGAATCTTTCGCCATTTGAAATCTATATGTTTGTATTCAGCCATTAAGCACCTTTTTTATTTGGAGAACAAACCATGAAGCACTTAAATGAGtttaaaatcttgataattTTTCTTTACCTCCCATAAATATATAGGAATTCCGGAAACCATATTGTCAGGCATGTGATTTTGCTCCATTGCCTTTAGGAAATGTTCGGAAAGAATCCTACCGAAAGTAAACAAATCAGTGAAGATGAAGACCGGGGTCCCACAAAAAGAAAGCGGAAAGCAAAGGAGACTAATGCTGCCAACACTTTGATGACTCTAGGTGAAACTGATAACAAATTCTCTGTAGAAACTCTTTCAGATTTGAAAGAGAAACAGTTAACCAAGAAGATGAAAAGACCAACTTGCAGACTCCCGCATGTTGCAGTTGAGGTAACATTGATTCTGTTTTCTCAGTACTTGCAATCAATTCACCAGGTATGCTCAttatttgttgttattttttcagAAGCTTCGACTTGTTTTTTCTGAGAATGAACTTCCAGAAAGAGCAGTAAGAGTGAGTCTTTCAGAGCAGCTAGGCCTAGAACTTGAGAAGGTAATGCCTCCTTAAATTTGGAAAGAATTAAATGTGAGCAAATTAAAAGGAGATTATACAAATTTCAGACGAAGTTCTTAAAAAACAACAGTTATTTGCTAAAATTGTTTAAATTTGCTGGCTTCATTATTTTTCCAATGCATTTATGCTAGCTCACCTGAAGTTCATCTACAGCTTGCTAAGTTGTCTGAAATATG
It contains:
- the LOC121792297 gene encoding uncharacterized protein LOC121792297; translation: MAMSRILSQSLARASLAPSNALITHHRHRSTKPGRAQLIEVDLDSDSPDPEAVSLGVKRLQDAIHSIIVRRAAPDWLPFLPGHSYWVPPRTASSRYTLASKNHPLQHQLLSEDEQMSLLSPKGWPSSTYFIQGTSPQHPIPMLVLSDTSSSKDEP
- the LOC121778695 gene encoding putative clathrin assembly protein At5g57200 — protein: MESFRKAYGALKDSTKVGLASLNSDFKVLDVAIVKATNHVECPPKERHVVKILAAISANRPRADVGYCIHALCRRLSKTRNWIVAIKTLIVVHRSLREGDPSFKEELVRYSQRGKLFQLYNFKDDTSSLAWDCSAWVRTFSLFLEERVECFKTLQYDVEGDRGSKPGPQTSKMQSKTRFLNGEQLLEHLPSLQQLLYRLICCQPEGLACHNYLVQYALALVLKESFRIYCSINDGIINLVDLFFDMPKHDAVRALDIYRRAGKQAAHLADFYGFCRTLDLARTFHFPTLKQPPPTFLATMEEYIKEAPQMSSLTDNRLEYGEAENESEAGDEEESQVETENQVKDKEEDVVVEEEEEPSQTEPTPQPTEEPIDLLDLSEVNEDALKIEENNALALAIFEPDVNPPSSSNALAEIGSTSGWELAIVEAPSNMTKPQLAQPQMAGGFDNLLLDSLYEDSAARRTMELHSAGYNTSYRYNPGMQVTPFDHQQQHFDPFAMSNNIPPPTNVQMAMLQQQHMTTTMMMPTTEVHQGTGMEPYNPYTQQAGGYFNPFSDPFHFPQPAAPPHEENNRSNNNNNNNTLI